The Nitrospira sp. genome contains a region encoding:
- the lipA gene encoding lipoyl synthase, producing MTFVPLGHLRSSPVRRDEASSDGRPRLPSWFKVQAKTGPEYLDIKQTMERLKLHTICEEAGCPNRWECWNARTATFLILGDICTRRCHYCSVQTGKPIPVDNGEPYRVAEAIRALGLLHAVITSVNRDELQDGGASVFAETIRQTRHLNPTCTIEVLIPDFEGNEAALAAVCAEKPEILNHNIETVRRLFSSIRPQGKYQRSIDLLARAKQHGMRTKSGLIVGMGETLDEAREVMHDLRKVDCDIITIGQYLQPTRDHLPVARFYDPSEFIALKEEGFAMGFSHVESGPLVRSSYHAEQQSDRAS from the coding sequence ATGACCTTTGTTCCGCTGGGCCATCTCCGGTCTTCACCGGTTCGGCGAGACGAGGCATCCTCTGATGGCCGGCCTCGTCTTCCGTCATGGTTCAAGGTGCAGGCCAAAACCGGCCCGGAGTATCTCGATATTAAGCAAACGATGGAGCGGCTGAAGCTCCACACGATTTGCGAAGAGGCGGGCTGTCCAAACAGGTGGGAATGTTGGAATGCCCGCACCGCGACGTTCCTGATCCTCGGCGACATCTGTACCAGGCGCTGCCACTATTGCTCAGTGCAGACCGGGAAGCCGATTCCGGTCGATAACGGAGAGCCATATCGTGTCGCAGAGGCGATTCGCGCGCTCGGTCTTCTCCATGCCGTCATCACGTCCGTGAATCGCGACGAACTACAGGACGGGGGCGCGTCGGTCTTCGCCGAAACAATTCGGCAGACCAGACATCTCAATCCGACCTGCACGATTGAAGTATTGATTCCGGATTTCGAGGGAAATGAGGCAGCTCTGGCGGCAGTCTGTGCGGAGAAGCCGGAGATTTTGAATCACAACATTGAGACCGTGAGACGGCTCTTCTCATCGATCCGCCCACAGGGAAAGTATCAGCGATCGATCGACCTTCTTGCACGCGCAAAGCAGCATGGAATGAGAACGAAGTCCGGTCTGATCGTAGGGATGGGTGAAACACTTGATGAAGCGCGCGAAGTCATGCACGATCTCCGGAAGGTTGATTGCGACATCATCACCATCGGTCAATATCTCCAGCCGACGCGAGACCACCTTCCCGTCGCCCGATTCTACGATCCGTCTGAATTCATCGCATTAAAAGAGGAAGGGTTCGCAATGGGTTTCAGTCACGTTGAATCGGGTCCGCTGGTCAGAAGTTCCTATCATGCCGAGCAACAGAGCGACCGCGCATCGTAA
- a CDS encoding class I SAM-dependent methyltransferase, whose product MNQPALRWPLPKHDYWSTPFAESLLRHLDLRPGIGVLDVACGHGIPAFYLAEQVGPTGEVMAIDASAGQVARARAIQGSQLPWLRFECMDMRSLPADLPTFDRITGNLSVMFFRPNRLRAVQGLVQHLKPGGQLVLTFPSHGTFDSLWQRIDQAMIQHGLIGEQERFQGYLNERPSAQDGRRWLEELDLEHIEAIEYPLEVTTGPDHEFLYHPLLRGGFLDDVYECFEDQSLADRFMIEISQDIARFTPLIAQRCVLSGCTRTS is encoded by the coding sequence ATGAACCAGCCTGCTCTTCGATGGCCTCTTCCGAAGCATGATTATTGGTCCACGCCCTTTGCGGAATCGCTGCTCCGCCATTTGGATCTTCGTCCAGGTATCGGCGTTCTCGATGTCGCCTGCGGTCATGGCATTCCGGCCTTTTATTTGGCTGAACAGGTTGGCCCAACAGGAGAAGTGATGGCCATCGATGCGAGTGCCGGTCAAGTCGCACGCGCGCGAGCCATTCAAGGTTCGCAATTGCCATGGCTTCGATTCGAGTGTATGGACATGCGATCCCTGCCTGCCGATCTGCCGACATTTGATCGCATCACGGGAAATCTTTCGGTCATGTTCTTTCGCCCGAACCGACTCAGAGCGGTTCAGGGACTGGTGCAACATCTCAAACCGGGAGGTCAGCTGGTGCTGACCTTTCCATCGCATGGGACGTTCGATTCACTCTGGCAGCGAATAGATCAGGCGATGATCCAGCACGGCCTGATTGGCGAGCAAGAGCGTTTTCAGGGTTACCTGAACGAACGACCTTCAGCGCAAGATGGGCGACGATGGCTCGAGGAACTCGACCTTGAGCACATCGAGGCAATTGAATACCCACTCGAAGTCACGACCGGCCCCGATCATGAGTTTCTCTATCACCCGCTGCTTCGCGGTGGTTTTCTTGACGACGTCTACGAGTGTTTTGAGGATCAGTCCCTCGCCGACCGGTTTATGATCGAAATCTCGCAAGACATTGCTCGATTCACACCGCTGATTGCTCAACGCTGTGTGCTTTCGGGATGCACACGCACTTCGTGA
- a CDS encoding alpha-D-glucose phosphate-specific phosphoglucomutase, whose amino-acid sequence MDTHPLAGQPAPTSILVDLSKLLSAYSTGKPDPSAREQRVSFGTSGHRGSSFKHSFNDDHVAAITQAVCEYRTAQHTTGPLYLGKDTHALSEPALVTALEVLAANGVEVMIDRNDGFTPTPVISHAILTYNRGRTSGLADGVVITPSHNPPEDGGIKYNPPHGGPADTQVTKWIEDRANALLSQKLHGTKRMSIGLARQAPTTHRHEYTGAYLGDLINVIDFDVIKSARLKLAIDPLGGSGVAYWQPLAERYGLDIEIVNPVVDPTFRFMPLDWDGKIRMDCSSPYAMANLIALKDRFDVAFGNDADNDRHGIVTRSGLMNPNHFLAVSIAYLFANRPGWHSDAGIGKTLVSSSLIDRVAAKLQRKLVEVPVGFKWFVSGLLEGSLGFGGEESAGASFLRHNGTVWSTDKDGIIMDLLAAEMMAKTGRDPSELYRDLTGELGEPVYERVDAPATPEQKAVLSKLSPDQVNAAELAGDRIVSMLTKAPGNNAAIGGLKVVTENGWFAARPSGTEDVYKLYAESFKGREHLKQIQEEARALVGKALKIH is encoded by the coding sequence ATGGACACTCATCCTCTCGCAGGACAGCCGGCACCCACGTCAATCCTCGTGGATCTGAGTAAGCTCTTGTCTGCGTATTCGACCGGGAAGCCGGACCCATCTGCCCGTGAACAACGCGTTTCATTCGGCACGTCAGGGCATCGAGGCTCCTCTTTTAAGCACAGCTTTAACGATGATCATGTCGCGGCGATCACTCAAGCAGTCTGCGAATATCGGACTGCACAGCATACGACCGGCCCGCTCTATTTGGGGAAGGATACGCACGCACTGTCGGAACCTGCCTTGGTCACTGCGCTCGAAGTCCTCGCGGCAAATGGTGTTGAGGTCATGATCGACAGGAATGACGGATTCACACCGACGCCCGTTATCTCACATGCGATCCTCACTTATAACCGAGGCCGAACTTCCGGGTTAGCCGACGGTGTCGTCATCACTCCATCCCATAATCCGCCGGAAGACGGCGGGATCAAATACAACCCCCCGCATGGAGGACCCGCCGATACGCAGGTCACCAAGTGGATTGAGGACCGAGCGAATGCCTTGCTGAGCCAAAAACTCCACGGCACGAAGCGCATGTCGATCGGACTGGCCCGGCAGGCACCCACAACCCATCGACACGAGTACACCGGCGCATATCTTGGGGACCTTATCAACGTAATCGATTTCGATGTCATCAAGTCCGCCAGATTGAAGCTTGCCATCGATCCCCTAGGTGGCTCCGGTGTGGCCTATTGGCAGCCACTGGCAGAGCGCTACGGACTCGATATTGAGATCGTCAATCCGGTAGTTGATCCGACATTTCGATTCATGCCGTTGGACTGGGACGGCAAGATTCGCATGGACTGTTCATCTCCCTATGCGATGGCCAATCTCATCGCTTTGAAAGATCGCTTCGACGTGGCATTCGGAAACGATGCGGACAACGACCGGCACGGCATCGTGACTCGCTCCGGCTTGATGAATCCCAATCACTTCCTCGCCGTTTCGATTGCCTATCTCTTCGCCAATCGTCCCGGCTGGCATTCTGACGCTGGTATCGGCAAAACCTTGGTCAGTAGTAGCTTGATCGACCGAGTTGCCGCCAAACTTCAACGAAAACTTGTCGAAGTGCCGGTGGGCTTCAAGTGGTTCGTGAGCGGTCTGCTCGAAGGATCACTCGGCTTCGGTGGCGAAGAAAGTGCCGGCGCATCGTTCCTCCGTCACAACGGCACAGTCTGGTCTACCGACAAGGACGGCATCATCATGGACCTGTTGGCGGCTGAGATGATGGCCAAAACCGGCCGCGATCCGTCCGAGTTATACCGGGACCTTACCGGAGAACTTGGTGAGCCGGTCTATGAACGCGTCGATGCACCTGCGACGCCTGAGCAAAAAGCCGTTCTCTCCAAACTCTCACCCGATCAAGTGAACGCAGCCGAACTGGCCGGAGACCGAATCGTAAGCATGCTGACCAAAGCTCCGGGCAACAACGCAGCGATCGGTGGTCTGAAAGTCGTGACCGAGAACGGCTGGTTCGCCGCCCGGCCCTCAGGCACGGAGGATGTGTATAAGCTTTACGCAGAAAGTTTCAAGGGAAGAGAACATTTGAAACAGATACAGGAAGAGGCACGAGCGTTAGTCGGGAAAGCCCTGAAAATCCATTGA
- a CDS encoding AsmA-like C-terminal domain-containing protein, which yields MSRLRLALVIILSLVMMVGIFLAFSRELTGEDYLKDFVLNQLEESLGRKIDVHRVKFVVFPRIRVELSDVTIHDPQSDQAVLTAKRVNLVLRLWPLLKKQVVGKRLLIEEPTLTLRRNERGRWNVLDGLNGQADTDERTMEQMAQTFMIREAKLVNGTITVIDSARPDGIRSIKLEHVEFGLLVRADRGLAELHASAAHQGAQGLSAVSLDGVIKQAEQPVSLSGEETGQPGSGFQFEGHIDAADLKVRDAADFLGPRPVPEHLQGALNLRSTVRVMPGVAGYDMVLSEMTAHLNDITMTGNANLAGLLTPQPTFSVTFTSTLVALPQLLKTIPSAWIHPQLPAVLADRQIDGKVQVINATLTGSATTGPQLSTTGEFHIREGQGLIGRDRVAVKDLAAVVIVEAGRVRIAKVTGLYGAMHITDGKAEVSFLDAGPWLELEITGETGAAHLLEFLAKTVSAGRVTQMLAGIRDAEGMAQSTFRLVGPLNQSGGITFAGGEITARQISFSHVALPERLTGVQGRFVLADGSTQFEQVTGHLGGTTVQVQGMIGGGTASVFQDFAIRTRGDAAQMARLFRPAVTQPEAFVGTLSSAVVLAGSTTRPQIRGTVVLDEAKVTLGSIEKPVGAQATVEFEGMMPQGTGVTLHRVELVLPAVSIPAKGTLHFGDRFMIDMAVATSTLSVSSLPEWASKSWLEAGNLELSLDIKGKDTDWKAWRITGWMGLTNGLMTAKGIEGHIQDLYARVKFVRNEVELKRLSFKVQGSDIAIEAAIRNWPAKPLITGRIESNQLDLGLLIPKGERTPIREFLETLAATSHVTMSAAVARGHYRHMKFGAISARINIQDGVLDIDRISGESTHGHVAGRLVVQLPPKAPADLDLSFRATGVEFDDLMRLTKTQAHSVSGEIRFSGVLRGHGRNPHGIYPSLNGKVELLLENGRILKSNERAVWKIISLLNLPAVLQGKVDLEKEGLPYNRISAIVTIQDGMFQTENLIIDSPILKITAAGNYDLPTDQLDLAVAVSPFGSYSQFLKTIPLFGRIIAGDRKGLATAMFTVKGALEDPEVTYLPVKSFATGLSGLAQLAVDVLTNTLTLPMDLVTPDEETGVRPKDMTLSPAPVVP from the coding sequence GTGTCCCGTCTTCGGCTTGCGCTTGTCATTATCCTTTCCCTCGTGATGATGGTCGGAATCTTTCTTGCGTTCTCCAGAGAACTGACCGGGGAAGACTATCTCAAGGACTTTGTCCTCAATCAACTCGAAGAGAGCCTGGGGAGGAAGATCGACGTTCATCGCGTGAAATTTGTCGTCTTCCCGCGCATTCGTGTGGAACTCTCCGACGTCACCATTCATGACCCCCAATCGGATCAGGCGGTATTGACGGCTAAGCGGGTCAATCTTGTTCTGCGTCTCTGGCCGCTTCTCAAGAAGCAAGTCGTTGGGAAACGATTATTGATCGAGGAGCCGACACTCACGCTTCGGCGGAACGAACGTGGTCGCTGGAATGTTCTGGATGGATTGAACGGCCAGGCCGATACCGATGAACGAACGATGGAGCAGATGGCCCAGACATTCATGATCAGGGAAGCCAAGCTCGTGAATGGCACGATTACCGTCATCGATTCGGCCAGACCCGATGGAATTCGGTCCATCAAATTGGAACACGTCGAGTTCGGCCTGCTTGTCCGGGCCGACCGTGGGCTTGCGGAATTGCATGCGTCGGCGGCTCACCAAGGGGCGCAGGGACTATCGGCTGTTTCACTCGATGGAGTCATCAAACAAGCGGAGCAACCAGTGTCCTTATCCGGGGAAGAAACAGGACAACCTGGTTCAGGATTTCAGTTCGAAGGACATATCGATGCCGCTGATCTCAAAGTGCGTGACGCCGCTGACTTTCTTGGCCCTCGGCCGGTTCCTGAGCATCTTCAAGGTGCCTTGAATCTCCGGAGCACCGTTCGCGTGATGCCGGGGGTAGCCGGGTATGACATGGTGTTATCAGAGATGACCGCGCATTTGAACGATATCACGATGACAGGAAATGCCAATCTCGCCGGCCTTCTGACGCCTCAGCCCACGTTTTCGGTGACGTTCACCAGCACGCTTGTCGCTCTTCCTCAGCTGCTGAAAACGATTCCCTCGGCTTGGATCCACCCGCAGCTTCCAGCTGTACTGGCAGATCGCCAGATTGACGGCAAGGTGCAGGTCATCAATGCGACATTGACCGGATCTGCCACGACCGGCCCTCAGCTTTCGACGACCGGGGAGTTCCATATTCGTGAAGGTCAAGGACTGATCGGCCGCGATCGTGTGGCGGTGAAAGATTTGGCTGCGGTCGTCATTGTAGAGGCTGGACGTGTTCGCATCGCGAAGGTGACCGGACTGTACGGAGCGATGCACATCACTGATGGAAAAGCGGAGGTGTCGTTTCTTGACGCAGGCCCGTGGCTCGAACTGGAGATCACAGGAGAGACGGGGGCTGCGCATTTGCTGGAGTTTTTGGCCAAGACCGTATCGGCCGGGCGAGTCACGCAAATGCTTGCCGGCATTCGGGATGCGGAGGGTATGGCACAGTCGACCTTTCGTCTTGTGGGCCCTTTGAATCAGTCCGGTGGGATTACGTTTGCCGGTGGGGAGATTACAGCTCGTCAGATCAGTTTCTCCCATGTCGCGTTGCCTGAGCGTCTGACCGGAGTGCAGGGGCGATTCGTTCTGGCTGATGGGTCTACTCAGTTTGAACAAGTCACCGGACATCTTGGAGGGACCACTGTGCAGGTCCAAGGAATGATTGGCGGCGGCACGGCGAGCGTATTTCAAGACTTTGCCATTCGTACGCGCGGCGATGCTGCGCAGATGGCGCGCTTGTTCCGACCCGCTGTAACTCAACCAGAGGCCTTCGTGGGTACGCTCAGCTCGGCAGTTGTTCTAGCAGGTTCGACGACGAGGCCGCAGATTCGAGGAACAGTCGTGCTCGATGAGGCTAAAGTGACGCTGGGGTCGATAGAAAAACCTGTTGGAGCGCAGGCCACGGTCGAGTTTGAAGGCATGATGCCCCAGGGCACCGGTGTGACGTTGCATCGGGTAGAGCTGGTTTTGCCCGCGGTGAGTATTCCGGCTAAGGGAACCCTGCATTTCGGCGATCGCTTCATGATTGATATGGCCGTGGCGACCAGCACGTTGTCGGTATCCAGTCTGCCGGAGTGGGCATCCAAGAGTTGGCTTGAGGCAGGTAATCTCGAGCTCTCGCTCGACATCAAAGGCAAAGACACGGATTGGAAGGCGTGGCGGATCACCGGATGGATGGGGTTGACGAATGGATTGATGACGGCCAAGGGGATCGAAGGACATATTCAGGACCTCTATGCGCGCGTAAAATTTGTGCGCAACGAGGTCGAACTCAAGCGGCTGTCGTTCAAAGTTCAGGGCAGCGACATTGCCATAGAGGCCGCGATTCGAAACTGGCCGGCAAAGCCGTTGATCACCGGGAGGATCGAATCAAACCAGCTTGACTTGGGTTTGCTGATTCCGAAGGGTGAGCGGACTCCGATTCGTGAGTTTCTCGAAACGTTAGCGGCCACCAGTCATGTCACTATGTCGGCGGCTGTCGCGCGGGGGCACTACAGGCATATGAAGTTCGGCGCGATTTCGGCGCGGATCAATATTCAGGACGGTGTATTGGATATCGACCGGATTTCCGGCGAGTCGACCCACGGACACGTGGCTGGACGGCTGGTGGTGCAACTTCCACCCAAGGCGCCGGCGGACCTTGACCTCTCGTTCCGGGCCACCGGAGTGGAGTTCGATGACCTCATGAGACTGACGAAGACGCAAGCCCACAGTGTGTCAGGAGAAATCCGTTTCAGCGGTGTGCTTCGAGGCCACGGACGCAATCCACACGGGATCTACCCTTCGTTGAACGGAAAAGTCGAGCTGTTGTTGGAAAACGGGCGCATCCTAAAATCAAATGAGCGGGCGGTATGGAAAATCATCAGTTTGCTGAACCTCCCCGCTGTGCTGCAGGGGAAGGTCGATCTTGAAAAGGAGGGACTCCCGTATAACAGGATATCCGCGATCGTGACCATTCAAGACGGCATGTTTCAGACAGAAAATCTCATTATCGATAGCCCGATTCTGAAGATTACCGCCGCCGGAAATTACGACCTGCCGACGGATCAACTGGATCTCGCCGTGGCCGTGAGTCCGTTTGGGTCCTATTCACAATTTCTCAAGACGATTCCACTCTTTGGCCGAATCATTGCCGGGGACCGCAAGGGGTTGGCCACAGCAATGTTCACCGTGAAGGGCGCGTTAGAAGATCCTGAAGTGACCTATCTGCCGGTAAAGTCCTTTGCGACCGGCCTGTCGGGCTTGGCCCAACTGGCGGTCGATGTCTTGACGAATACGCTGACGCTTCCCATGGATCTGGTAACGCCCGATGAAGAAACTGGAGTGAGACCAAAGGATATGACTCTCTCACCAGCTCCTGTCGTGCCTTGA
- a CDS encoding aminopeptidase P family protein, which produces MKRTTMSHLEAATLFIAASEQDSNLFYATRFIAPDPFIYLEVKGERLMVMSDLEMDRARAQASVDRVLSYSEIEQKAKNQGIKDPTTVDIVHIVLKEFKVRRLLVPANFPFIHATRLQELGYSLKPKRDPFYEQRVVKSAEEVRHIEQSQRATEDAVASAHDMLRRATIRDGALWLDVAVLTAERVKQLINVRLMEQNCVAQHTIVAGGEQACDPHNEGSGPLPAHRSIIFDVFPRSATSRYFADMSRTVIRGTVSQDLKRLYGIVKDAQEEAIDKIKDGADGMKIHHGICARFEKAGYKTGVVNGRRQGYFHGTGHGVGLDIHEAPRISRTGSLLQEGHVVTVEPGLYYPGLGAVRIEDMVLVTRDGCRNLTNFPKIFELE; this is translated from the coding sequence ATGAAACGCACCACGATGTCTCACCTTGAAGCCGCCACATTGTTCATTGCCGCCAGCGAACAGGACTCGAATTTGTTCTATGCGACGCGATTCATCGCTCCGGATCCGTTTATCTATTTGGAGGTCAAGGGTGAGCGATTGATGGTCATGAGTGACCTGGAAATGGATCGCGCCAGGGCTCAAGCGTCGGTCGATCGAGTGCTGTCCTACTCCGAGATCGAACAGAAGGCGAAGAACCAGGGTATCAAAGACCCGACGACGGTCGATATCGTGCACATCGTGTTAAAAGAGTTCAAGGTGCGCCGTCTGCTGGTGCCGGCCAATTTCCCATTCATCCATGCCACACGGTTGCAAGAGTTGGGATACAGCCTGAAACCGAAGCGCGATCCCTTCTACGAGCAACGTGTGGTGAAAAGTGCGGAAGAGGTTCGCCATATCGAACAGTCTCAGCGAGCGACTGAAGATGCCGTGGCTTCAGCGCATGATATGCTGCGGCGGGCGACGATACGTGACGGAGCGCTCTGGCTTGATGTAGCCGTCTTGACCGCCGAACGGGTGAAACAGCTGATCAACGTGAGACTCATGGAACAGAACTGCGTGGCCCAACATACGATTGTGGCGGGAGGGGAGCAAGCCTGTGATCCGCACAATGAAGGGAGCGGCCCCTTGCCGGCTCATCGCAGCATTATTTTTGACGTGTTTCCTCGATCTGCGACGAGCCGCTATTTTGCGGATATGTCGCGTACGGTCATACGCGGGACGGTGAGTCAGGACTTGAAGCGGTTGTATGGAATCGTGAAGGATGCCCAGGAAGAGGCCATCGACAAGATCAAGGACGGCGCCGACGGAATGAAAATCCATCACGGCATCTGCGCGCGTTTCGAGAAAGCGGGATACAAGACCGGCGTGGTGAACGGCCGTAGGCAGGGGTACTTTCACGGGACCGGGCATGGGGTAGGGCTGGATATTCACGAAGCGCCTCGTATCAGCCGAACCGGGTCTCTCCTGCAAGAGGGCCATGTCGTTACCGTCGAACCAGGACTGTACTATCCGGGATTGGGAGCGGTCCGAATCGAGGACATGGTGCTGGTGACGCGGGACGGTTGTCGCAATCTCACCAACTTCCCCAAGATCTTCGAGCTTGAGTAG
- a CDS encoding archease, which produces MPHSFRFLDDIATADLAFDASGDSLQELFQGATCAIMEALADPDTIGSSWRQAIERTDDDPAALLFDWLSDLVYWKDAAGVVFSKAELILTRHDDGCWNLRGLLYGDPVNGSTQTLRADVKGVTKHLYRLAQEQGQWTVRIVLDV; this is translated from the coding sequence ATGCCTCACTCTTTTCGGTTTCTAGACGACATCGCCACAGCTGATCTGGCATTCGACGCCTCCGGCGATTCACTTCAGGAACTCTTCCAAGGAGCGACCTGCGCGATCATGGAGGCGCTGGCTGATCCTGACACAATTGGCTCCTCTTGGCGACAAGCGATTGAGCGAACAGACGACGATCCCGCCGCGCTGTTGTTTGATTGGCTCTCGGACCTGGTGTATTGGAAGGATGCGGCCGGGGTCGTATTCAGCAAGGCGGAACTCATCCTCACTCGGCACGACGACGGCTGCTGGAACCTAAGGGGGCTGCTTTATGGTGACCCGGTCAATGGCTCCACGCAAACGTTGAGGGCCGATGTAAAAGGAGTCACCAAGCATCTCTATCGACTCGCCCAGGAACAAGGGCAATGGACCGTCAGGATCGTGTTGGATGTATAA
- a CDS encoding RtcB family protein, protein MRVVRILDEVWEIPPTEKDGMLVPARIYATPAILQAMDSGVFEQVTNVACLPGIRRYALCMPDGHWGYGFPIGGVAAFDVGSGIISPGGVGYDVNCGMRLIRTDLTREDVEPHLEGLMTELFRRVPAGVGASGFVRLNRSSFEDVIAKGARWCVEQGFGWHRDLDAIEERGCIAGADPSKISDRAVSRGINQLGTLGSGNHYLEVQVVSKDRVFDDETAAAWGITGQDQIVVMVHCGSRGFGHQVASDYLKGFEKAMRRYGISVKDQQLACAPFSSIEGQDYFSAMNCAANMAFANRQVITHQIREAFSAVFGRAAEEMGMELVYDVAHNIAKVERHPEGDVVVHRKGSTRALGPGSPDLPPRYRATGQPVICGGSMETGSYLLAGTEGAMRDTFASTMHGSGRTMSRAQAKKAIRGEQVQSQMKQRGILVKAVSMSGLAEEAGFAYKNISEVVQAVDRAGITKPVAELRPIGNIKG, encoded by the coding sequence ATGAGGGTCGTGCGGATCTTGGACGAGGTCTGGGAGATCCCTCCGACAGAAAAGGATGGGATGCTGGTTCCCGCGCGGATCTATGCCACGCCGGCCATCCTTCAGGCCATGGATTCTGGGGTGTTCGAGCAAGTGACGAATGTTGCCTGCCTGCCCGGCATCAGACGGTACGCGCTGTGCATGCCGGATGGCCATTGGGGCTATGGCTTTCCCATCGGTGGAGTCGCGGCATTTGATGTCGGATCCGGCATCATCTCACCCGGCGGCGTCGGGTATGACGTCAATTGCGGAATGCGGCTCATCAGAACCGATCTCACCCGTGAGGACGTAGAGCCACACCTCGAAGGATTGATGACGGAATTGTTTCGGAGGGTACCGGCGGGCGTGGGCGCGAGTGGGTTCGTACGGTTGAACCGTTCCTCGTTCGAGGATGTCATAGCCAAGGGGGCCCGGTGGTGTGTCGAGCAGGGGTTTGGCTGGCATCGGGATCTCGATGCGATTGAAGAGAGGGGATGTATCGCCGGCGCGGACCCATCGAAAATCAGCGATCGGGCGGTCAGTCGAGGCATCAATCAGCTGGGGACCTTGGGGTCGGGCAACCACTACCTTGAGGTCCAGGTGGTTTCTAAGGATCGTGTGTTTGACGACGAGACCGCTGCGGCCTGGGGGATTACGGGACAGGATCAGATCGTCGTGATGGTTCATTGCGGCTCACGCGGGTTCGGTCACCAGGTGGCGAGTGACTATCTTAAAGGATTCGAAAAAGCGATGCGGCGATACGGAATTTCCGTCAAGGACCAGCAACTGGCCTGTGCTCCCTTTTCATCAATCGAAGGGCAGGATTATTTCTCGGCCATGAATTGTGCCGCCAACATGGCGTTTGCCAACCGTCAAGTCATCACCCATCAGATCCGCGAAGCCTTCTCTGCGGTCTTCGGTCGAGCGGCTGAGGAGATGGGAATGGAGCTGGTCTATGACGTGGCACACAATATCGCCAAAGTCGAGCGGCACCCGGAAGGCGATGTGGTCGTGCACCGGAAGGGATCGACGAGGGCCTTGGGACCCGGCAGTCCCGATCTTCCTCCACGGTATCGCGCGACAGGACAGCCGGTTATCTGCGGCGGTTCAATGGAAACCGGCTCATACCTGTTGGCGGGGACGGAAGGAGCGATGCGTGACACCTTTGCTTCGACGATGCATGGGTCGGGCCGTACGATGTCGCGCGCGCAAGCGAAGAAAGCCATTCGGGGGGAGCAAGTGCAAAGTCAAATGAAGCAGCGAGGCATCCTCGTGAAGGCCGTCTCCATGTCCGGCCTGGCCGAGGAGGCGGGCTTCGCCTATAAAAACATCTCCGAGGTGGTCCAAGCAGTCGATCGTGCGGGAATCACAAAACCAGTGGCGGAATTGCGTCCAATCGGCAATATAAAAGGCTAG
- a CDS encoding PilZ domain-containing protein, with protein MEQRKDARFPVTFRSSFSSTNVVSGEGTLSDLSIRGCRVYTLIEVEPGTVLQLRVQSCEDEPPIQISKAVVRWFRAGSFGCEFVKLDPDEWARLHHVVQDLEMELFKRKPHESDLE; from the coding sequence GTGGAACAACGAAAGGATGCCCGCTTTCCGGTTACATTTCGAAGTTCGTTCAGCTCAACGAACGTCGTGTCGGGTGAAGGCACTCTGAGCGATCTCTCTATTCGAGGTTGCCGTGTGTACACTCTTATCGAAGTGGAGCCGGGGACGGTTCTGCAGCTGCGGGTTCAGAGTTGTGAGGATGAACCTCCCATCCAGATTTCCAAAGCGGTGGTGCGATGGTTTCGAGCCGGCAGTTTCGGATGCGAGTTTGTGAAGTTGGATCCCGATGAATGGGCCAGGCTCCACCATGTAGTCCAAGACTTGGAAATGGAATTATTCAAGCGAAAACCTCACGAGAGCGACCTCGAGTAG